From the Danaus plexippus chromosome 5, MEX_DaPlex, whole genome shotgun sequence genome, one window contains:
- the LOC116768894 gene encoding AN1-type zinc finger protein 6 isoform X2, whose amino-acid sequence MERESNPMEALCRSGCGFYGNPSTDGLCSVCFKEALKKKQQPPASTPSAVSSSFVSTPTPTPAPAPTPLAAAAPTVPTLPQAQQQQTDKFEEESGAGTSGASTGASDTDADDKDPSKDKKKKNRCAVCRKKVGLTGFECRCGGLFCAVHRYSDKHECSFDYRELGAQEIRRNNPVVVSQKIHKI is encoded by the exons ATGGAGAGGGAATCGAATCCGATGGAGGCGTTGTGCCGATCGGGATGTGGCTTCTATGGAAACCCCTCGACCGATGGACTTTGTTCAGTTTGCTTTAAG GAAGCCTTAAAGAAGAAGCAGCAGCCCCCAGCGAGTACGCCGTCAGCTGTGTCGTCTTCGTTCGTGTCGACGCCCACGCCCACGCCGGCGCCCGCGCCCACGCCGCTAGCAGCCGCCGCGCCCACGGTGCCCACACTGCCGCAGGCGCAGCAGCAGCAGACAGAC AAATTCGAAGAGGAGAGTGGAGCGGGCACCAGCGGCGCTAGCACGGGGGCCTCCGACACGGACGCTGACGACAAAGACCCCAGCAAggacaaaaagaaaaagaatagATGTGCCGTCTGCCGCAAGAAGGTCGGACTCACAG GTTTCGAGTGCCGCTGCGGAGGTCTGTTCTGCGCCGTTCATCGATACAGCGACAAGCACGAGTGCTCGTTCGACTACCGGGAGCTCGGCGCGCAGGAGATCCGACGCAACAATCCAGTCGTCGTCTCGCAGAAGATACACAAGATATGA
- the LOC116768894 gene encoding AN1-type zinc finger protein 6 isoform X1, giving the protein MENDPSKKESKGKRILKKALRRNSKSSNNSQSSPLDLSIGSRSKSFENKRASIEINDSTPLPTPDGTSEIAEHSRGRLAPKVKAEEDVRPAKKTVDINETRNTVQDEEPAASVDVDGSKKNLKRKFEEESGAGTSGASTGASDTDADDKDPSKDKKKKNRCAVCRKKVGLTGFECRCGGLFCAVHRYSDKHECSFDYRELGAQEIRRNNPVVVSQKIHKI; this is encoded by the exons ATGGAAAATGACCCTAGTAAGAAAGAGTCAAAAGGGAAACGGATATTAAAGAAGGCATTACGGAGGAACAGTAAGTCGAGCAACAACAGTCAGAGCTCACCGCTCGACCTCAGCATTGGGTCGCGATCCAAGAGTTTCGAGAATAAACGCGCGTCTATCGAAATAAACGACAGCACGCCGCTACCGACGCCGGACGGCACTAGCGAGATAGCCGAACACAGCCGCGGACGATTGGCACCGAAGGTCAAAGCGGAAGAAGATGTCAGGCCGGCGAAGAAGACGGTAGACATAAACGAAACACGGAACACCGTACAGGACGAGGAACCGGCGGCCAGTGTTGACGTAGACGGTAGTAAAAAGAATCTGAAACGG AAATTCGAAGAGGAGAGTGGAGCGGGCACCAGCGGCGCTAGCACGGGGGCCTCCGACACGGACGCTGACGACAAAGACCCCAGCAAggacaaaaagaaaaagaatagATGTGCCGTCTGCCGCAAGAAGGTCGGACTCACAG GTTTCGAGTGCCGCTGCGGAGGTCTGTTCTGCGCCGTTCATCGATACAGCGACAAGCACGAGTGCTCGTTCGACTACCGGGAGCTCGGCGCGCAGGAGATCCGACGCAACAATCCAGTCGTCGTCTCGCAGAAGATACACAAGATATGA